From the Excalfactoria chinensis isolate bCotChi1 chromosome 1, bCotChi1.hap2, whole genome shotgun sequence genome, one window contains:
- the ATP6V1E1 gene encoding V-type proton ATPase subunit E 1 — protein sequence MALSDADVQKQIKHMMAFIEQEANEKAEEIDAKAEEEFNIEKGRLVQTQRLKIMEYYEKKEKQIEQQKKIQMSNLMNQARLKVLKARDDLISDLLNEAKLRLARVVKDTARYQILLDGLVLQGFYQLLEPRIVVRCRKQDLPMVKAAVQKSIPIYKNATKRDVDIHIDQDNFLPEEISGGVEIYNSDGKIKVSNTLESRLDLVAQQMMPEIRVALFGANANRKFLD from the exons atgGCGCTCAGCGATGCCGACGTACAGAAGCAG ATCAAGCACATGATGGCTTTCATTGAGCAGGAAGCCAATGAAAAGGCTGAAGAAATAGATGCAAAG GCCGAAGAAGAATTCAACATTGAGAAGGGTCGCCTTGTTCAGACGCAGAGGCTGAAGATCATGGAGtattatgaaaagaaagagaaacaaattgagcagcaaaagaaaat TCAGATGTCCAACCTGATGAATCAGGCAAGACTGAAGGTCCTCAAAGCAAGGGATGACCTTATTTCT GATTTGCTGAATGAGGCCAAGCTAAGACTTGCCAGGGTGGTGAAGGATACTGCCAGGTACCAAATACTGCTGGATGGACTAGTTCTACAg GGATTCTACCAGCTGCTTGAGCCTAGAATAGTTGTCCGGTGCAGGAAACAAGATCTCCCTATGGTTAAG GCTGCTGTACAGAAGAGCATTCCTATCTACAAAAATGCCACAAAAAGGGATGTGGATATTCACATTGACCAAGACAACTTCCTGCCAGAGGAAAT ttCTGGAGGTGTTGAAATCTACAATAGTGACGGTAAAATTAAGGTTTCTAATACCCTGGAAAGTCGGCTGGATCTCGTAGCCCAGCAG ATGATGCCAGAAATCAGAGTGGCTCTCTTTGGTGCTAATGCCAACAGGAAATTTTTGGACTAA